A stretch of the Theileria equi strain WA chromosome 1, complete sequence genome encodes the following:
- a CDS encoding hypothetical protein (encoded by transcript BEWA_027470A) — protein sequence MSVSVNIGKHPKNVKQDENGYYYTDDSGGRVNLTDEWYPDPEGTYRKLTHTPESNAKISAIVCSGSQQNGFEEASLPDCGLISVYYWSLDNTCSKPLLIQLGSGNTYYITEGGDGWKNQSDINDTNLRKKLNKQNCKRNQAHTIDLSNKGNTTYSCPSCRASIRVYNSGSYGGITSYGHAITSISGFKDNTDDQIGLPSLKDVSSVTVFWSKSGGIPLLIAHQNGWHNWYRRNSDTVNTWSEVSQYDRPTGPSDEDGNMQKLLQRNYYYPSIIIDLSRPTNATYSDKGTGIDITVRSTSVYGGYHMFEHSLRGGLFKLNGVQHTEQTNLNGITSDGELGRKLESITACYYGDHPSEEKRLLLVELVVSERETKYKYYYRTTKGADSWTKLDRSEGETTRLKDNSLKEELERLKKEHFPDTPDPSPVAPSQSSEAKDYSSVPEKSTSPVGPLVGGTVCALVTLVAMVLLVKFWPKVRTRFVGIWNGFGIHKKGELNM from the coding sequence ATGAGTGTAAGTGTCAACATTGGAAAGCATCCTAAAAATGTCaaacaagatgagaatggataCTATTATACCGATGACTCCGGTGGAAGAGTTAATCTTACGGATGAATGGTACCCTGACCCAGAAGGAACGTACAGAAAGTTAACACATACACCAGAGAGCAATGCAAAAATCAGTGCTATTGTTTGTAGTGGATCACAACAAAACGGCTTTGAAGAAGCTAGCCTCCCTGATTGTGGATTAATTTCTGTTTACTATTGGTCATTAGATAATACTTGTAGTAAGCCACTACTCATTCAACTTGGTAGCGGAAATACGTATTATATCACTGAAGGTGGTGATGGTTGGAAGAATCAGAGTGATATAAACGACACTAATCTCAGGAAGAAACTTAACAAACAAAACTGTAAAAGAAACCAGGCACATACTATAGATCTCTCTAATAAGGGAAATACTACTTACTCTTGCCCAAGTTGTAGAGCAAGTATCCGTGTTTACAACAGTGGTTCCTACGGAGGCATAACCTCCTATGGACATGCGATTACTTCAATATCTGGGTTCAAGGATAATACTGATGATCAAATTGGACTTCCATCTCTAAAGGATGTTAGCAGCGTTACTGTTTTTTGGAGTAAGTCAGGTGGAATACCACTCCTAATCGCCCATCAAAATGGTTGGCATAATTGGTATAGGAGAAATAGTGACACTGTTAATACTTGGAGTGAAGTTTCCCAGTATGATAGACCTACAGGCCCTAGCgatgaagatggtaatATGCAGAAACTTCTCCAACGCAATTACTATTATCCTTCCATCATTATAGATCTTTCCAGACCAACTAATGCAACATACTCTGATAAAGGTACAGGTATAGATATAACTGTGAGAAGTACTTCAGTTTATGGTGGTTATCATATGTTTGAACATTCTCTGAGGGGTGGATTATTTAAACTAAATGGAGTTCAACATACTGAACAAACTAATCTGAATGGTATAACgtctgacggtgagctaggTAGAAAATTGGAGAGTATAACTGCCTGCTATTATGGAGATCATCCTTCAGAAGAGAAAAGGCTTCTCTTGGTAGAACTGGTTGTTAGTGAGAGAGAAACGAAATACAAGTACTATTATAGGACAACTAAAGGTGCAGATTCTTGGACAAAGCTTGATAGATCTGAAGGAGAAACTACTAGACTAAAGGATAACTCTctaaaggaagaacttGAGAGACTAAAGAAGGAACACTTTCCAGATACACCAGACCCTTCCCCAGTAGCTCCGTCTCAATCATCCGAAGCTAAAGATTATAGTTCTGTCCCTGAGAAATCTACATCACCAGTTGGTCCATTAGTTGGAGGAACTGTATGTGCACTGGTAACTCTTGTGGCTATGGTCTTGTTGGTAAAGTTTTGGCCAAAAGTAAGGACGAGATTCGTTGGAATATGGAATGGTTTTGGTATTCATAAAAAAGGAGAATTGAACATGTGA
- a CDS encoding signal peptide-containing protein (encoded by transcript BEWA_027480A), whose translation MRLILPILLLAVGTAFGRNFKRSQKIPLTLDIARPVPEHIERVEYESLPDATQYKVKNSSMDTYIIGDVLDSVVINKNME comes from the exons atgagaTTGATACTACCCATCCTACTCCTTGCAGTTGGGACTGCATTCGGACGCAATTTCAAGAGAAGCCAAAAGATTCCACTGACCCTTGACATTGCAAGGCCTGTTCCAGAGCATATCGAAAGGGTTGAATATGAAAGCTTGCCAGATGCCACTCAGTACAAGGTTAAGAATTCTAGCATGGACACCTACATTATTGGCGATGTCCTTGATTCAG TCGTAATAAATAAGAACATGGAGTAG